From a single Apium graveolens cultivar Ventura chromosome 2, ASM990537v1, whole genome shotgun sequence genomic region:
- the LOC141693300 gene encoding glucan endo-1,3-beta-glucosidase, acidic-like: MASTKLLLVFTILAFLHATLGATLSRGPQAGPQPVGVCYGTFATNQPSAQEAVSLMKSSGIRRMRLYGPDHNALQALRNTGIEVVLGVPNNELQSVASSQGNADQWIQANVKNYQDVNFRYIVVGNGVTPYKFTGTPEYTPFLFQAMQNIRNSLSSSAQFNHIQVTTAVDQSTVLGGETNFPPSQGVFNEQFLQFFDPVLRFLVNNKAPLLVNLHPYESYLHNKGDIPLNLRKGATALEDLRLQYVIFQRRNPLVQDGPLAYTNHFDSMVDSMYWALEKAGASSLDVIASEIGWPTVGGGFATNNEIAATHNNNLIKHVCNRGTPKRPQKYIETYIFELFDEDKREAGKTYGIFNNNKQAKYQINFQSQ, translated from the coding sequence ATGGCTTCCACGAAGTTGCTACTAGTTTTTACAATTTTGGCTTTCTTGCATGCTACTTTAGGTGCCACGCTATCACGTGGACCGCAAGCCGGACCACAGCCAGTAGGTGTCTGTTATGGAACATTTGCTACCAATCAACCGTCCGCCCAAGAAGCTGTTTCTCTTATGAAATCTTCTGGCATCAGAAGGATGAGACTTTATGGCCCTGACCATAATGCTCTGCAAGCTCTTAGAAACACGGGAATTGAAGTTGTGCTGGGTGTTCCAAACAATGAGCTTCAGTCGGTGGCCTCCAGCCAAGGCAACGCCGATCAATGGATTCAAGCAAATGTCAAAAACTATCAAGATGTCAACTTCAGGTACATAGTTGTTGGTAACGGAGTTACTCCGTACAAGTTCACTGGAACTCCTGAATACACACCTTTTCTCTTTCAGGCCATGCAAAACATTCGAAACTCCCTTTCTTCATCTGCACAATTTAATCATATCCAAGTAACCACCGCTGTCGATCAATCCACTGTTCTAGGTGGCGAAACTAATTTCCCACCATCACAGGGTGTATTCAATGAACAATTTCTACAATTTTTCGATCCAGTTCTTCGTTTCTTGGTAAACAACAAGGCACCTTTGCTTGTAAACCTACACCCCTACGAGAGCTATCTCCACAATAAGGGTGACATTCCCCTGAACTTAAGAAAAGGTGCTACAGCCTTAGAAGATCTCCGTCTACAATACGTTATTTTCCAGCGTCGAAATCCTCTTGTACAAGACGGACCACTTGCCTACACAAATCATTTCGACAGCATGGTCGATAGTATGTACTGGGCACTGGAGAAGGCTGGTGCGTCGTCTCTGGATGTCATCGCGTCGGAAATAGGATGGCCAACAGTCGGAGGAGGTTTTGCAACAAACAACGAGATAGCTGCGACTCACAACAACAATTTGATTAAACACGTGTGCAACCGAGGGACTCCGAAAAGACCTCAGAAGTATATAGAGACCTACATTTTTGAGCTGTTTGATGAGGACAAAAGGGAGGCTGGCAAGACCTATGGAATTTTCAATAACAATAAACAAGCCAAGTACCAAATCAATTTTCAAAGCCAGTGA